One Gossypium raimondii isolate GPD5lz chromosome 3, ASM2569854v1, whole genome shotgun sequence genomic window carries:
- the LOC105796611 gene encoding protein PAM71-homolog, chloroplastic has product MQRLVIHHRPPVISRRKLPLLVVADSFPSFDSVSRLPISPSLQCRKISRLSSTCSTFRTRASNVGIGSGGYEDKDEREDQSIVKGPCSDSSSEALKPPSQIPYPLSVAGVLLGCTLVLSLIAFAKGGPASLLAAIAKSGFTAAFTLIFVSEIGDKTFFIAALLAMQYEKGLVLLGSMGALSLMTILSVIIGRIFQSVPAQFQTTLPLGEYAAIALLVFFGLKSIKDAWDLPPTAAKKGAEGGPELDEFAEAEELVKEKASKQLSNPLEIVWKSFSLVFFAEWGDRSMLATIALGAAQSPWGVASGAIAGHLLATSIAILGGAFLANYISEKLVGYVGGALFLVFAVATFFGVF; this is encoded by the exons ATGCAGAGATTGGTTATCCATCATAGACCCCCAGTGATTTCAAGAAGGAAACTTCCTTTATTGGTTGTTGCGGATTCATTTCCATCTTTTGATAGTGTTTCAAGACTACCCATTTCTCCTTCAT taCAATGTAGAAAAATATCAAGGTTGAGTTCAACGTGCAGCACGTTTAGAACACGAGCATCCAATGTAGGTATTGGATCCGGGGGCTATGAAGATAAGGATGAAAGAGAAGACCAAAGTATTGTGAAGGGCCCCTGCAGTGACAGTTCATCAGAAGC TTTGAAGCCTCCGAGTCAAATTCCTTATCCTCTTTCCGTTGCTGGTGTACTATTGGGATGTACTTTAGTATTGTCACTAATTGCCTTTGCAAAAGGTGGACCTGCATCACTCTTAGCAGCAATAGCAAAATCAGGCTTCACGGCTGCTTTCACATTGATCTTTGTTTCTGAAATCGGAGACAAG ACGTTTTTCATCGCTGCACTCTTGGCAATGCAATACGAGAAAGGACTG GTTCTATTGGGCTCGATGGGTGCTCTTTCTCTTATGACAATCTTGTCAGTAATAATCGGACGGATCTTTCAGTCAGTCCCTGCTCAATTCCAAACCA CCTTGCCGCTTGGAGAATATGCAGCAATAGCTCTTCTCGTGTTCTTTGgcttaaaatctataaaagatGCATGGGACCTTCCACCGACGGCAGCAAAGAAAGGTGCTGAGGGAGGCCCTGAACTTGATGAGTTTGCTGAAGCTGAGGAACTCGTGAAAGAAAAG GCATCAAAACAACTCTCGAATCCACTCGAAATTGTCTGGAAGTCATTCAGCCTTGTGTTCTTCGCT GAATGGGGAGACCGTTCAATGCTTGCAACAATCGCGCTTGGCGCCGCACAG TCACCATGGGGTGTGGCAAGTGGAGCCATTGCCGGACACCTACTCGCAACATCAATTGCAATTCTCGGAGGAGCATTTCTTGCCAACTATATTTCTGAGAAACTG GTTGGTTATGTGGGCGGAGCGCTTTTTCTTGTGTTTGCAGTTGCCACATTTTTTGGAGTTTTCTGA